A stretch of Deltaproteobacteria bacterium DNA encodes these proteins:
- the rpsB gene encoding 30S ribosomal protein S2: MPVVTMKELLEAGVQFGHQTKRWNPKMKPYIFGARNGIYILDLQQTVKLLDVAYEFIRDTVAKGGKILFVGTKRQAQESIYEGATRCGMFYVNHRWLGGSLTNFQTIKKSIDKLKKLEKLEENEEFQRLPKKEILKLQKKRVKLEKYLGGIKDMDQYPGALFIVDTKRERIAVSEARKLQIPTVAIVDSNCDPDEIDYVIPGNDDAIRAIRLFSFKIAEAVIEGKRLLEEELQGEMEGEAPTEATLDEEIEVEEEVHYEEEEV, encoded by the coding sequence ATGCCCGTTGTTACGATGAAAGAACTATTAGAGGCGGGGGTCCAATTCGGCCATCAGACGAAGCGCTGGAACCCCAAGATGAAACCCTATATCTTCGGGGCGAGGAATGGTATCTATATACTAGACTTGCAGCAGACGGTTAAACTTTTAGATGTGGCCTATGAATTTATCAGGGACACCGTAGCCAAAGGGGGAAAGATCCTCTTTGTAGGGACGAAGAGGCAGGCCCAGGAGTCCATCTACGAAGGGGCCACGCGCTGTGGCATGTTTTATGTGAATCATCGTTGGTTGGGAGGTTCGCTCACAAATTTTCAGACGATAAAAAAGAGCATCGATAAACTCAAGAAATTAGAGAAATTGGAGGAAAACGAAGAATTTCAGCGCCTTCCTAAAAAGGAAATCCTTAAATTGCAGAAAAAGAGGGTAAAACTGGAGAAATATTTAGGGGGGATCAAAGATATGGATCAATACCCCGGGGCCCTTTTCATCGTCGACACCAAGAGGGAGAGGATAGCGGTGAGTGAGGCGAGGAAATTGCAGATCCCCACGGTGGCCATTGTGGACAGCAATTGTGACCCCGATGAAATAGACTATGTGATCCCCGGGAATGATGATGCCATAAGGGCCATCCGCCTCTTCTCCTTTAAGATTGCAGAGGCGGTGATCGAAGGGAAGAGACTCCTTGAAGAGGAGCTCCAGGGTGAGATGGAGGGAGAGGCCCCGACAGAGGCCACCTTAGATGAAGAGATCGAGGTGGAAGAAGAGGTCCACTATGAAGAGGAGGAGGTTTAG
- the tsf gene encoding translation elongation factor Ts yields the protein MKISAVAIKELRQRTGAGVMDCKKALSESAGNIDEAIDFLRKRGLAKAAEKAHRVTAEGLIGSYIHVGGKIGVLVEVHCETDFVARTEDFQNLVKGISMHIAAMNPLYVSRKDVPAEVIEREKEILRAEAVMSGKPEKVVEKIVKGRIEKFFAENCLLEQAYIRNPEITVDDLISDAIAKLGENITVRRFTRYQLSGAL from the coding sequence ATGAAGATATCAGCCGTTGCTATTAAGGAACTGAGGCAGAGGACAGGGGCTGGAGTTATGGACTGCAAGAAGGCCCTGTCGGAGTCTGCGGGAAATATAGATGAAGCCATCGACTTCCTGCGCAAGAGGGGGCTGGCAAAGGCGGCGGAGAAGGCACATCGGGTAACCGCTGAAGGCCTTATCGGCTCTTACATCCATGTTGGGGGTAAGATAGGGGTCTTGGTGGAGGTGCACTGTGAGACAGATTTTGTGGCCAGGACAGAGGATTTTCAGAATCTGGTGAAAGGGATCTCCATGCACATAGCCGCCATGAATCCCCTCTATGTTAGTCGTAAAGACGTCCCAGCAGAGGTCATAGAGAGGGAGAAGGAGATCTTGCGGGCCGAGGCAGTGATGTCCGGCAAGCCTGAGAAGGTGGTAGAAAAGATCGTAAAGGGGAGAATTGAAAAATTCTTCGCAGAAAATTGCCTGCTAGAGCAGGCCTATATCAGAAATCCTGAAATCACCGTCGACGATCTTATCTCCGATGCCATAGCCAAATTGGGGGAGAATATCACCGTGCGACGCTTCACCAGATATCAACTAAGCGGGGCTCTATAG
- the lptF gene encoding LPS export ABC transporter permease LptF: MMPKIIDRYIAKEILVPAGIGVVVFTFVFFMGRLFQVTDKVVEKGIPLIYALELFLCLIPAFLAFVVPMAFLLGVLLGLGRLSADNEIIALKTSGIGLYRLSPPVIFLSLLTFFFTSFLVFYAVPWGSENFRETLFGLAETKAKVGIKERVFDDTFGDLIIYVNKLSQKGNVLEGVMIYDERDPKVNNTILARKGYLISYPQAQKVVLHLFDGSIHSKEVKGETYRTINFNTYQFKLSLKEEIEKARKGGGISMKDREMSIKELRKKIKMKQRMGKNVAPELVELHFKFTIPFAALIFGLVGIPLGVQRTQSGRSWGFVLSLFILLSYYILYCVGKDLGSSGVISPILAAWFPNILLGALGIYLLVKAARESPLGIIAWGDKGMEFLKERWKRSPRKI; this comes from the coding sequence ATGATGCCAAAGATCATCGATCGCTATATCGCAAAGGAAATACTGGTACCTGCAGGGATAGGGGTTGTGGTCTTTACCTTCGTATTCTTTATGGGCAGATTATTTCAAGTGACGGATAAGGTAGTGGAAAAGGGCATCCCATTGATATACGCTCTGGAGCTTTTTTTGTGTCTTATCCCTGCCTTTTTGGCCTTCGTCGTCCCCATGGCCTTCTTGCTGGGGGTCCTCTTGGGCCTGGGGAGATTGTCCGCAGACAATGAGATCATCGCCCTCAAGACATCGGGGATTGGACTTTATCGTCTGAGCCCTCCGGTGATCTTCCTCTCCTTGCTAACCTTTTTCTTCACCTCTTTCCTCGTGTTCTATGCCGTTCCCTGGGGGAGCGAAAACTTCCGCGAAACCCTCTTTGGACTGGCCGAGACCAAAGCGAAGGTGGGCATAAAGGAGCGGGTATTTGACGATACTTTTGGCGACTTGATCATCTATGTAAACAAACTCTCCCAAAAGGGGAATGTTTTGGAGGGGGTCATGATCTACGATGAGAGGGATCCTAAAGTGAACAACACCATCCTTGCCCGCAAGGGGTATCTCATCTCATACCCCCAGGCCCAAAAGGTGGTCTTGCACCTCTTCGACGGAAGTATCCACTCCAAGGAGGTGAAGGGGGAGACTTATCGTACCATCAATTTCAACACCTATCAGTTCAAACTATCGCTGAAGGAGGAGATAGAAAAGGCACGAAAGGGTGGTGGAATAAGTATGAAGGATAGGGAGATGTCCATCAAAGAACTTCGTAAAAAAATAAAGATGAAGCAGAGGATGGGAAAGAATGTCGCTCCAGAATTGGTAGAGCTACACTTTAAATTTACCATCCCCTTTGCCGCTCTGATCTTCGGCCTTGTGGGAATCCCCTTGGGGGTGCAGCGAACACAATCAGGGAGGTCCTGGGGATTCGTCCTGAGCCTCTTTATCCTCCTCTCTTATTATATTCTATACTGTGTGGGAAAGGACTTGGGCAGCAGCGGGGTTATCTCCCCTATCTTGGCCGCTTGGTTCCCCAATATCCTCTTGGGTGCCTTGGGAATCTACCTCCTTGTAAAGGCGGCTAGGGAGTCCCCCCTGGGCATCATCGCCTGGGGGGATAAGGGGATGGAATTCCTGAAGGAGAGATGGAAAAGGTCTCCCCGCAAGATATAG
- the frr gene encoding ribosome recycling factor — protein MEPKVIKESEAKMKKTLSSLDKELGKVRTGRASLALLDDIRMDYYGAPTPLNQVATLSVPESRLIVIQPWDTSTIGEIERALLKSELGMTPVNDGKVIRITIPKLTEERRKELVKVVKKMGENSKIGARNIRREAIERLRKMEKAKEISEDELHQWQTQVQKITDKFIGQIDELIEAKEKEVMEI, from the coding sequence ATGGAACCTAAGGTCATAAAAGAAAGTGAAGCTAAGATGAAGAAGACCCTCTCCTCCTTGGATAAGGAACTGGGGAAGGTGCGCACTGGCAGGGCCTCCTTGGCCCTCTTGGACGACATCAGGATGGACTATTATGGGGCTCCTACCCCCCTCAACCAGGTAGCCACCCTCTCGGTGCCTGAGAGCAGACTCATCGTCATTCAACCCTGGGACACCTCCACAATCGGTGAGATAGAAAGGGCGCTCTTGAAGTCTGAATTGGGTATGACCCCGGTAAATGATGGGAAGGTCATCCGCATCACCATCCCCAAGCTGACGGAGGAGCGTAGAAAAGAGTTGGTGAAGGTGGTCAAAAAGATGGGGGAGAACAGCAAGATCGGGGCGCGCAATATCAGGAGAGAGGCCATCGAAAGATTGCGCAAGATGGAGAAGGCGAAGGAGATCTCAGAAGATGAATTACATCAATGGCAAACCCAGGTACAAAAGATAACGGATAAATTCATCGGCCAGATCGATGAGTTGATTGAGGCCAAGGAAAAGGAAGTAATGGAGATCTAA
- the lptG gene encoding LPS export ABC transporter permease LptG, whose translation MEPQGSKGLRIITRYIIRECLKILSFVVATFLLIFFVVELFERVDNIIIHNAPIYLLLEYFFFRAPPFFTQSLPFTILLATLITLGVLSQNNEIIALKAHGISAYRIIFPLLVLAALVTAFIFFCNEIIVPYSVRKAHHIWSVKIKKEEERAFFRLNKIWYRGEDVIYNIRLLEPKKDVLKGVTIYRFDKEFNLRQRIDAHEARWKGDAWTFHQVVSRDFAPGGGVLTKTYEERDIPIPERPEDFKKGMKSPEEMSYRELRDYVDKLKRWGYDPTRYLVDLHAKVSFPFLTLIMVLIGSPLALMSGQGRGGSIAQGVGLSLTIGFIYWMAFAISITMGHIGTLPPFIAAWAPNVFFGLTGGFLLESIRQ comes from the coding sequence ATGGAGCCCCAGGGATCTAAAGGATTGAGAATAATCACCCGCTACATCATCAGGGAGTGTCTGAAGATCCTCTCCTTCGTGGTGGCCACCTTCTTGCTCATCTTCTTTGTGGTGGAGCTATTTGAGAGGGTTGACAATATCATCATACATAACGCTCCGATATACTTATTGTTGGAGTACTTTTTTTTCCGCGCTCCTCCCTTTTTCACTCAATCTCTACCCTTCACGATCCTTTTGGCCACTTTGATCACCCTGGGGGTCCTCTCGCAGAACAACGAGATCATAGCCCTGAAGGCTCATGGTATCAGTGCCTACAGGATAATCTTCCCCCTGCTCGTCTTGGCCGCCCTGGTCACTGCTTTCATCTTCTTCTGTAACGAGATCATTGTCCCCTACTCCGTCCGCAAGGCTCATCACATTTGGTCTGTAAAGATAAAAAAAGAGGAGGAACGGGCCTTCTTCAGGCTCAATAAGATCTGGTACCGTGGCGAGGACGTCATCTACAACATCCGTCTCCTTGAGCCGAAGAAAGATGTCCTGAAGGGGGTAACCATCTATCGGTTCGACAAGGAGTTTAACCTCCGCCAGCGCATAGACGCCCATGAGGCCCGTTGGAAAGGGGATGCTTGGACCTTCCATCAGGTGGTCAGCAGGGATTTCGCCCCCGGAGGGGGTGTGCTGACAAAGACCTATGAGGAGAGGGATATCCCCATACCTGAGAGACCAGAGGACTTCAAAAAGGGGATGAAGAGCCCAGAGGAGATGAGTTATCGGGAACTCAGGGACTACGTCGATAAACTCAAAAGGTGGGGATATGATCCTACCCGTTACCTCGTTGATCTCCACGCCAAGGTGTCTTTCCCCTTTTTAACCTTAATCATGGTCTTGATTGGAAGCCCCCTTGCCTTGATGTCAGGTCAAGGACGTGGCGGGAGTATAGCTCAGGGGGTGGGGCTCAGCTTGACGATCGGATTCATCTATTGGATGGCCTTTGCCATCTCTATCACCATGGGGCATATCGGCACCTTACCTCCGTTCATCGCCGCCTGGGCACCAAATGTCTTCTTCGGCTTGACCGGAGGGTTCCTGCTGGAGAGTATCCGTCAATGA
- a CDS encoding GAF domain-containing sensor histidine kinase has product MGLTKDGIKDDLHNIIKKVTGKDLTPEEVEELASALKDYFEQWLQARLEAKALKGKIAERISSEVVKIKEVFATIGSSLGEAMDLQSCALFSLIGNERLTLMASYPPVEGEEEFVLPDTPPFRDLLGSGGATPSPYLILEHPRKDPFFDEILGYLVGSRDVNAIVLVPLLMRGRVQYLITFHALEGKKGFTEDDVQTFAFLGNELTKVMWIERLEEVVHDLRGPAIAAAGFTRRVKGMLEETGYDKRRKRIDQALEVIAEETKRIQDLALSLYQEGKQQRVNVTKKLLRRFHINQEVIKELGLCNISLAKEELDRSLWIRCTPLQLERVFSNLLENAINALREGRGELRIKSYREREYACVEIANTGEVSEDKRKEIQKGKGLGRGLGITQRLVQNMGGDLQLHTGGGVTTFRLLLPLVE; this is encoded by the coding sequence ATGGGCCTTACAAAAGATGGGATAAAGGACGATCTGCACAATATCATCAAGAAGGTAACGGGAAAAGATCTCACGCCCGAAGAGGTGGAGGAGCTCGCCTCAGCCCTGAAGGACTACTTTGAACAATGGTTGCAGGCACGCCTGGAGGCAAAAGCGCTCAAAGGGAAGATTGCCGAAAGGATTTCCTCGGAGGTGGTAAAGATAAAAGAAGTCTTCGCTACCATCGGCTCCTCCCTAGGGGAGGCCATGGATCTACAGAGTTGCGCCCTATTCTCCTTGATCGGCAACGAAAGGTTGACTCTAATGGCAAGTTATCCACCTGTCGAAGGAGAAGAGGAATTTGTCCTTCCAGACACCCCCCCCTTTCGTGATCTGCTAGGCAGTGGAGGGGCCACCCCTTCCCCCTATCTCATTTTGGAGCACCCGCGAAAAGACCCTTTCTTTGATGAAATACTAGGGTACCTCGTGGGTTCCAGGGATGTCAACGCCATCGTCTTGGTCCCCCTCCTAATGAGGGGAAGGGTTCAGTACCTTATCACCTTTCATGCATTGGAGGGGAAAAAGGGGTTCACTGAGGACGATGTGCAGACCTTTGCCTTTTTGGGTAATGAACTGACAAAGGTTATGTGGATTGAAAGATTGGAGGAGGTTGTCCATGACCTCAGGGGTCCTGCTATCGCTGCAGCCGGGTTCACCAGAAGGGTAAAAGGTATGTTGGAAGAAACCGGCTATGACAAAAGGCGAAAAAGGATTGATCAAGCCCTGGAGGTGATCGCAGAGGAGACCAAAAGGATCCAAGACCTGGCCCTTAGTCTCTACCAAGAGGGCAAACAGCAGAGGGTAAATGTGACAAAGAAATTACTCCGGCGTTTTCATATAAATCAAGAGGTCATCAAGGAACTGGGGCTGTGCAACATCAGCTTGGCAAAGGAGGAGTTGGACCGGTCGCTCTGGATCCGCTGCACTCCTCTACAGTTGGAGCGGGTCTTCAGCAACCTACTGGAGAACGCCATCAATGCCCTCCGCGAAGGGAGAGGAGAGTTGAGGATTAAGAGCTACCGGGAGAGGGAATATGCCTGTGTGGAGATCGCCAATACGGGCGAGGTCTCGGAGGACAAGAGGAAGGAGATACAAAAGGGGAAGGGGTTGGGAAGGGGATTGGGGATCACCCAAAGGTTGGTGCAAAATATGGGTGGAGACCTCCAACTCCACACGGGTGGGGGGGTCACCACCTTTAGGCTTCTCCTCCCTCTGGTAGAATAA
- a CDS encoding 4Fe-4S binding protein: protein MPYEITDECVACGTCAEECPADAIEEGEDIYVIKQDECTECGTCMEVCPVDAVIEV from the coding sequence GTGCCTTATGAGATCACTGATGAGTGTGTGGCCTGCGGGACCTGTGCCGAGGAGTGCCCCGCAGATGCCATAGAGGAGGGTGAGGACATATATGTTATAAAGCAGGATGAATGCACCGAATGTGGGACCTGTATGGAGGTCTGCCCAGTAGATGCGGTTATTGAAGTATAG
- a CDS encoding MTH1187 family thiamine-binding protein encodes MAIMEISVIPVGTRSTSVSSFIAECVRILETKGVKYEVTSMGTEVEGEVGELLRLAEEMHTAPFIKGVKRVVTTIKIDDRRDKVLQMERKKGAVHAKLRAMKGQR; translated from the coding sequence ATGGCTATCATGGAAATTAGCGTCATCCCTGTGGGGACGAGAAGCACAAGTGTTAGCAGCTTTATCGCTGAATGTGTGAGAATCCTAGAAACAAAAGGGGTTAAATACGAGGTTACCTCGATGGGGACAGAGGTGGAGGGTGAGGTGGGGGAATTGCTACGCTTAGCCGAGGAGATGCATACCGCCCCCTTTATCAAAGGAGTGAAGCGGGTGGTCACCACCATCAAGATAGACGACCGCCGGGACAAGGTGTTACAGATGGAGAGAAAAAAAGGGGCAGTTCACGCCAAGCTCAGGGCGATGAAGGGCCAGCGATAA
- the pyrH gene encoding UMP kinase: protein MREKSKYKRILIKLSGEIMTGEEGVGIDPAALRALAQEIKELGELGIEMVLVIGGGNLIRGAQAADYGIERVTADQMGMLTTIINGLSLRDVLEEAGVSTSLQSALPVGGLVAPYVRDHALRDLKEKKVIIFVGGTGSPFFTTDTAASLRALELGSEIILKATKVDGVYDSDPLENPAAIKFNHISYQEILQRRLQVMDFTAISLCMDNQLPLVVFNIGARGSMKRIILGGKEGTLIGR, encoded by the coding sequence ATGAGAGAAAAATCGAAATACAAACGGATATTGATAAAGCTGAGCGGTGAAATAATGACAGGGGAGGAGGGAGTGGGAATAGATCCTGCGGCCTTGCGGGCGTTGGCTCAGGAGATCAAAGAGCTAGGGGAGTTAGGAATAGAAATGGTCTTGGTGATCGGGGGGGGGAATCTCATCCGGGGGGCACAGGCCGCTGATTATGGGATAGAGAGGGTGACAGCGGATCAAATGGGGATGTTGACCACCATCATCAACGGCCTTTCCTTAAGAGACGTGTTGGAGGAGGCAGGAGTTTCGACATCTTTACAATCTGCCTTGCCGGTAGGGGGGCTGGTGGCACCGTATGTGCGCGACCATGCCCTCAGGGACTTGAAGGAGAAGAAGGTGATCATCTTTGTAGGGGGGACAGGGAGCCCCTTCTTCACCACGGACACGGCGGCTTCCTTGCGGGCCCTTGAGTTAGGCTCAGAGATCATCCTCAAGGCCACTAAGGTAGATGGTGTATATGATTCTGATCCCCTAGAAAATCCAGCGGCAATAAAATTCAACCACATCTCGTACCAGGAGATATTGCAGAGGAGGTTGCAGGTAATGGATTTCACCGCCATCTCCCTTTGCATGGACAATCAACTTCCCCTTGTGGTCTTCAACATCGGGGCCAGGGGAAGCATGAAGAGGATAATCTTAGGGGGAAAAGAAGGGACATTGATAGGTAGGTGA